ACTGCTGAGTTATACAGTGAAGCCGAATATTTATGGTGCACTGGCTGCGCGGTTATGGGGCATACCTGTCATTGCCAATGTCTCTGGCTTGGGGACAGCGTTCATTCGTAACACGTGGGTAACGTGCGTAGTGAAGCTGTTGTATCGTGCAGCATTTGCGCGGGTCCATACCGTGTTTTTCCAAAATTCTGAAGATCGTGATTTGTTTATACAGTCGCGCTTAGTCGTGCCTGAGAAGGCGTTGCTGCTTGCGGGTTCGGGCATTAACTTGCAGCATTTTGTGCCATCTAGCAGCACCGCCACTCCGCAAAGTTTTGTGCTCATTGCGCGCATGTTGTGGGACAAGGGAGTGGGCGAGTTTGTTGAAGCGGCGCGGCGTGTGAAGGCTAGCTACCCTGATGCGCAATTTACGCTAGTGGGTGCAATGGGTGCCAAAAACCAGAGCGCGGTTGCACACGAGGTTATGGATAGTTGGGTTGCCGAGGGGATTATAACCTATCGCGGTATGATGGAGGATGTGCGTTTGGTGATGGCACAGCATGCCTGCGTTGTTTTGCCCTCCTACCGTGAGGGTTTATCACGCGTGTTGCTGGAAGCCTCTGCCATGGGGAGGCCGATTATTACAACCGATGTGGCGGGCTGTCGTCAGGTCGTGACGCATGGAAAAAATGGGCTGCTATGCCGTGCGCAGGATGCGGCGTCGTTAGCAGAGCGTATGATAGAGTTCCTAGAATTGAGTGATGTGCAGCGTGAGCGCATGGGGCAAGAAAGCCGCGCTAAAGCCGAAGCAGAGTTTGATGAACAGCGCGTATTTGAAGCGTATTTGGAGCGAATCAGATCTCTTTCCTAGCGCGCTTCGTGCGGGTGCGGACACGCTTGGTAGGTTCAGGTGGCTTCTCAGCAGCTACGCAGAATGGCCGCTCATTTTGCGAAAGGCAAATGGTGATAATCGCGATAAATAGCGCAGCAATGGCGGGAACTTGTAAGGGGAAATCGACCAGCGAATGGAGCGCGCCAAGCGCGAGCACCGATAAGCCAAGGGTCGGTAGAACGTAGTATTCCTTGTGTTCGCGTACGCCACGATAAAGAGCGTAGCCAATCAAACCCACAACAGCGAGTAGTAGTATAAGTGCAGGTATGCCCATTTCAGCCGCGAACTCAAGATAGCTATTATGGGCCTTGTCGATGATACCATCAGAGGACACATTGGCTGGACGATAGGCTTGGAATGCACCAGAGAAGCTGCCTATCCCCGCGCCCAGAACCGGGTGGTGCGCAATGAGCGGCAATGTTGCGGCGTAAATATCAAAGCGTGAATTTGAATCCGCCCCTTGCATGGATAGCTTGTTGAGCGCTACTTGCCCGAAATTTAGGAAAATCCAAAAACACATGATAGCCATGATAATGCCGGCTGCAATAATGATGCCTTTACGCATTTCCGACTGAAGATTCATTTTGAACAAGATGGTGATACAGAGCGCTGCGCTGCTGAGGAATGTCACAATGATTCCGCCGCGTGAGCCAGTCATAAATAAACCCGCCATGGCAAGCAGCAGGGCAAACAGCAAGAAGCCGCCTTTAAGAATAATCGGCATGCTCAGTGTATCAATGAACTCGAGGAAGATTTTGTAGAATGCTTTTGGCGGGATTTTGACAAAACGAAATACCTGCGCCAATGCGACCAGCAGCATGACGCCCATATAGGTTGCGGCATTGTTGGGGTTCACAAAACCATGCGTATAGGAGTAAAAGGTTGTCATCGGCACACCTTCGCTGGTGGCCGCAAAAAAGGTAAGGGTGATGCAGAGTGCGCCACTAAATAACAGCCATTCCAGAAAGTGGCGGGCGCTTGCTTCTGTTGAGCCAATGCACAGTGCGAGAATAAATACCACGAGTAAAAATACGGTACGGCCAATGCTTTGTAGCCAAGCGGCTTTGTCCATAGCGAGGGTGGCGTTGATCTCGCCGCCACTAAGGGTGGAAAGTTCTTGCCAAAGTGCGGCAGTATCGCCCGATGGTGGAAAAGCCCACTGCAGCAAACAAATCGCGAAGATTGCGCCAAAGAACACTGTGCCCAGTTTTTTAAGCTGGCCATGAACCTGCGTGGTGGCGCGTAGCGCGAACCACATCATAGGAATACTTATCAGCAGCGCGATAGCAATCGTTGAATCATGCACGGCGCCTTTGGCAAGGCACAGCACCGAAAGCATGACAGCAAGTGCCTTAGCGACCGTGTTTAAATGTTGATTGATCGATTCAGCCACGCGCTAGTCGTTCGTATCGATAAGGCGGATGAGCAGTATGTCACGCACGACACCCAACAGCTTGCTGAAGTCGCTGAAGTTGCTGTTCGAGACATAGACAACGTCATCGTTACGCAGTTGAATTTTTTGCGCCAAGAATAAGCCCGTTGGCTCACCGAAGTTAAATCGATAAACGGTGGGGAGTGGCTCACCGCTCTTATAGCCATCAAGCTTTATGCCCATGGAGGTGAGTGTGTCTACGTTCTCGCGACGTAGCAGTACAACGGTGTTTGGTTCGGCCAATTCGCTATTGAGGCCACCTGCTTTGGATACAGCATCCGCCACGCTGACGGTCTCGGCTTCGAAGGCGAAGCGGCTATTGTTGTTCGTTGCGCCAAGCACATTGTAGTAACGCTCATCTTTTTTGGCGGCAATCAGGTCGTTAGGTTGCACGAAGATATTATTTTCTGGTTGTAGCAACAATGTGCTGAGGCGCGCCGTTGCTGAGCTTTTGCCACGCTGGAGGGTAATGAGGGTGTTGTAGTCATTGTTGCGTGGGCCGCCCGCGTTACTGAGTGCGTCGAGGATACGGACGCCGCCTTGGTCTAGGCTGAAGCGATTAGGCGAATTCACATCACCCATGACCGAATAGAGGTTTGAGGTGCGCTTAATGATGGTCACGATTACTTGGGGCTCAATCGCTTTATTCATCAGTCGGGTTTGGATATCGTGCTGAACTTCCGCCACGTGACGGCCATATACTTTGATCAGGCCATTATCACCGTCTTTGCCAGCGTAAGGAACGCTGATGCGACCCGTTTGGTCCACTTCTTGGTCGGGCAAGGTGATGTAGTTACCGTCACTAATCGTGCCGCTTGATGGAATGAACAATCCACCAGGACCCGCTTCAAAAATGGTGATACGCAATGTATCGCCTACACCGATCGCCATGGGAGCGGGTGGTTTGTTGTCAACGAATGCACCTTTGAAATAATTCGCGTCTTCTGCCGTTGAAAGCGTGTCCATCACTTTGCCATCAACATTCACGAGTACGAAGGGTAGGGCGCTAGCGCCTGTTTTGTCATCTGCTGGGCCAACATATTGCCAGCGCGCTTGATTGAAACTGTCAGGACGCGGACCGCCGCTTGGAACCGAATCACAACTGGTAAGCAAGAAGCTGGAAGCGGCAATTGCAAAAATGAATCGGAACGTTAGCGTTTCCAACCATGGTGATGAAGCCAATGTTATTGTGCGATTTCTCATGGTTAAGTGTATGTTCTTGTTATTGTGTTACTTCGATGCGCAATCCACTTATACTATACACTGTAAGTTGGTTAAAAGTATAGTTTTTTTGCGAACGCTAGGCGCGGCTACTACAATCTTTACGACCTGTTAACTAAGGTTAACCGTAATAACTGCGGTACCAATCAACAAATTGCTGCACGCCAAATGCCACGCTGGTTGCGGGTTTGTAACCTACCGCTTGTTGCAGCAATGTCACGTCTGCGAAGGTGTCGGGTATGTCGCCTTGCTGTAATGGCAGTAATTCGCGGGCGGCTTTCTTACCTAGGGCTGACTCCAATGCTTCCACGTAGACACCAAGATTTACAGGCGAGCTATTACCGATATTAAACAGTCGGAACGGTGCGTAGCTGGTAGCTGGGTCGGGTGCTGCAGCATTCCAGTTCGGGTTAGGCTGTGCGATTTGGTCGCTTGCGCGTATGACACCTTCGACAATGTCGTCAACATAGGTGAAATCACGTGTGTGATTGCCATGATTAAATAGCTGGATAGGCTTATTCTCCAAAATATTTTTGGTAAATAGAAACAGCGCCATGTCGGGTCTGCCCCATGGACCATAGACCGTGAAGAACCGCAATCCCGTTGTCGGTAGGGTGAAAAGATTGCTGTAAGCATGTGCCATTAATTCATTGGCGCGCTTGGTTGCAGCATACATGTGCAGTGGATGGTTGACGCCATGCTGTTCGGAAAACGGCATGTGCGTGTTCGCACCATAAACGCTGGAGCTTGATGCGTAGGTAAGGTGCGGCACGTTGTGGTGACGACATGCTTCGAGCATATTGAGGAACGCAACGAGGTTGG
This sequence is a window from Alphaproteobacteria bacterium. Protein-coding genes within it:
- a CDS encoding glycosyltransferase family 4 protein, encoding MSKTLLISINSSWNIVHFRAGLLNALKGAGYRLISAAPHDDYTPKLEALVQQHIDLPMDNAGTSPFADMMLFIRYVFLLRRTRPAALLSYTVKPNIYGALAARLWGIPVIANVSGLGTAFIRNTWVTCVVKLLYRAAFARVHTVFFQNSEDRDLFIQSRLVVPEKALLLAGSGINLQHFVPSSSTATPQSFVLIARMLWDKGVGEFVEAARRVKASYPDAQFTLVGAMGAKNQSAVAHEVMDSWVAEGIITYRGMMEDVRLVMAQHACVVLPSYREGLSRVLLEASAMGRPIITTDVAGCRQVVTHGKNGLLCRAQDAASLAERMIEFLELSDVQRERMGQESRAKAEAEFDEQRVFEAYLERIRSLS
- a CDS encoding O-antigen ligase family protein — translated: MAESINQHLNTVAKALAVMLSVLCLAKGAVHDSTIAIALLISIPMMWFALRATTQVHGQLKKLGTVFFGAIFAICLLQWAFPPSGDTAALWQELSTLSGGEINATLAMDKAAWLQSIGRTVFLLVVFILALCIGSTEASARHFLEWLLFSGALCITLTFFAATSEGVPMTTFYSYTHGFVNPNNAATYMGVMLLVALAQVFRFVKIPPKAFYKIFLEFIDTLSMPIILKGGFLLFALLLAMAGLFMTGSRGGIIVTFLSSAALCITILFKMNLQSEMRKGIIIAAGIIMAIMCFWIFLNFGQVALNKLSMQGADSNSRFDIYAATLPLIAHHPVLGAGIGSFSGAFQAYRPANVSSDGIIDKAHNSYLEFAAEMGIPALILLLAVVGLIGYALYRGVREHKEYYVLPTLGLSVLALGALHSLVDFPLQVPAIAALFIAIITICLSQNERPFCVAAEKPPEPTKRVRTRTKRARKEI
- a CDS encoding polysaccharide biosynthesis/export family protein encodes the protein MRNRTITLASSPWLETLTFRFIFAIAASSFLLTSCDSVPSGGPRPDSFNQARWQYVGPADDKTGASALPFVLVNVDGKVMDTLSTAEDANYFKGAFVDNKPPAPMAIGVGDTLRITIFEAGPGGLFIPSSGTISDGNYITLPDQEVDQTGRISVPYAGKDGDNGLIKVYGRHVAEVQHDIQTRLMNKAIEPQVIVTIIKRTSNLYSVMGDVNSPNRFSLDQGGVRILDALSNAGGPRNNDYNTLITLQRGKSSATARLSTLLLQPENNIFVQPNDLIAAKKDERYYNVLGATNNNSRFAFEAETVSVADAVSKAGGLNSELAEPNTVVLLRRENVDTLTSMGIKLDGYKSGEPLPTVYRFNFGEPTGLFLAQKIQLRNDDVVYVSNSNFSDFSKLLGVVRDILLIRLIDTND
- a CDS encoding NAD-dependent epimerase, whose amino-acid sequence is MKILVTGNAGFIGFHTARTLLKRGDHVVGFDCVNDYYDTRLKEARLAVLEKEAPHGQYQFYRANLSNKEAVTRCFSDHQFDRVIHLAAQAGVRYSISHPEDYVESNLVAFLNMLEACRHHNVPHLTYASSSSVYGANTHMPFSEQHGVNHPLHMYAATKRANELMAHAYSNLFTLPTTGLRFFTVYGPWGRPDMALFLFTKNILENKPIQLFNHGNHTRDFTYVDDIVEGVIRASDQIAQPNPNWNAAAPDPATSYAPFRLFNIGNSSPVNLGVYVEALESALGKKAARELLPLQQGDIPDTFADVTLLQQAVGYKPATSVAFGVQQFVDWYRSYYG